Genomic DNA from Methanosarcina sp. MTP4:
CAAAACTCAGCCTATTTCTGGGAAAATTCCTGGTAGTTTCGTTTCTACTTGTGCTTTATTATATCTTCGAACTTCGAGCGCATTATCAGCGGGTCCTTAAAGTAACTATGCACTCAAACCTGAAAGTCTGGATATATACAGAAGAACCGGAAGAGCTTACCGCGATTCTCAAAAACGAAAAGGAATAAAAAAGGAGAGTAAAAAACAAGAATGAAAAGGAGTTGCCCTGAAATTGTGCTTTTTCAGAAGCTAAAAACACACAGGGAAAATCGAAAACAAACTCATTACTTTATGCTCTTGATAAACTGCTGCCAGCGCTTCTCATCAGCCACTTTCTGGGCCTTGATTATCCTCTTGAGTTCCTCGGCCGAGTCTTCGCCCCCTTTCCCCGCAAGCTTGTCCTTAAACTCCATCACCGCCCGCAAGAGCCCTATGGCTTCTTCATAGAGTGCTTCAGCTTCAGCCTTTGTAAGCTCCTCGGTCTCCAGCAGCTCCTCGTTTGCCTTTGCCCGGGCTTCGAGCTCAGGGAGGAGAGCCCTTATTTCGGTAGTTTCTTCCGGTTCCGGAAATTCCTTTTCCCCAAGTTTTCGGACCATCCCCCGCAGCCTGTACTCCTTTCCGTCGATTTCAACGCTTTCCGGGATTTTCTTCCCGACCCAGGCAAAATCGCTTCGGAGGCTCCAGAGCAGTTTCTTTCGCTCCGGTTCGGTGATCAATTCCATATCTGCGTTTTCCATCTCTTTCCCTCCCAGGAACATGTAAAGAATTTCCTTGAAATCTTGATAGGTTTCTATAGTTTCTCTTCCTGATTTCTTATTCCTTTCGATTCCTGTCCGAAAAGGCCGCTTCTACCTGCCGTTGAAAAGAATATTCAAAACTTAATATGCATTGATATATATTATTTGCTATTCATTGAACACATACTAATTATATTATTGGCTCCTCCCATACTGGTTTTGGATTTAAAATATGCGAAGAATTAAATAATTACACATATTATAATCTTCGGGGAAATGCAGCCTGCTGGTATTCAGGTTGGGAGCTTGGGGAAGATACACGACTATTCATTTTTCCTGTAGAATCTGGCAGTAGCTGAGCTTCCCAATAAATATTGAATGGGGGAATGAAAGAACTGAAACATCTAACTCGATTTTTATTGTTGATAACATGTGTAGGCTTGCTGATAGGGACAGCCTCTGCATGTTACAATGACTGCTTGAGTCCGGGGTACTGGAAGAACCATGATTGGCCTGTTGACTGCATCAAAATAGGAGGGGTTTGTTACACAGAAGACGAAGCAAAAGCAATTATGTGCCAGCCGGTAAAAGGCGACAAGACCATAACAATGTTCAAAGCACTGGTCGCCGCCAAACTGAACGAGGCAAATGGTTGTACAGTGACGTGCATATAGGAATGTATATAGGAGGCTGACTCCTGGATGGCATGCTATGGTCCGGTTGAAGAGAAGTGCGTAAAGGCAAACAGTTGTGCCTGGAAATGCGGAGAACCTCTCTACGAGTGCCTGGACGCTTACAACAACGGAAGGTACTGCTGCTATTGCTGCGATGATTAATACATCAGAAATTTAACTGAGAAAAAGTTCTAACGAACTAAAATGTGGAAAAGTTCTAACGGGATGAGGACCTAAATGTTATATAACCGGGGTTGAAACCCGGAAAATATTATCCTTCCTGCAAAGAACATAAAAAATAATTCAAAGGACCTCAGCGTGAAAAAACGCGGGGGTATTCCTTATTTTTATATAGTACCAGAGTTATCTGACTCAATGGGGCTTTTCGGAATTTTTTTCCTGACATTTTTTCCTAATTTTTTACTTCAGTCCTGCCGGGAATCACACCAGGTGTTCGGCAATATTCTCCGAGATAACGTGTTCGCAGTAGAGGCAGCGCAGGACCACCCCACCTTTTTCGGAGCGGATCACAGAAAATCTGGATTTTATGGGCTCAGTGCTGTTGGAGATGCAGTTCGGGTTTATGCAGCGGACCACGTCTTCTACGTAAGTCGGGAGGACTACCTTCTTTTTCTGGAGCACTACAAAGTCGCGGATGATATTGACGGTGGCGTTCGGGGCGATCAGGGAAATCCTGTTGAGTTCCTCAACATTGAGTTCCCGGCCTTCGACTTTTACTACGTCCTTCCTGCCCTTGGCCCCGGGAGCGTTCATGACAAAACTGACAGTGCCCCTGCAGTCCGCGGCAATTCCCAGGATGCGCAGGACGTTTAAGGCTTGCCCGGCCTTGATATGGTCAATGACAGTCCCGTTTTCGATCGCCTGGATTTTCAGGTTCTCTTTATCCGTCATTCAATCACCCCCATAGCCAGCGTAAGCAGTGCCATCCGGGTCGGGACGCCGTAGAATGCCTGCTGGAAGTAGCATGCATACGGGGTCTCGTCAACCTCCGGCGAAATCTCGTTGACCCTTGGCAGTGGGTGCAGGATCTTCAGGTCCGGAGCAGCATTTTCCAGAAGCTCGCCTGTGAGTTTCAGCCGGTTTTTCACCTTTTCGTATTCCTCCGGGTCAGGGAAACGTTCCTGCTGGACCCTGGTCATGTAAAGGACCTCGATATCCCCTATCACATCCTCAAAGGAATCGGTTTCCCCTACTTTGATGTTCTGTCTTTTCAGGTCCCGGACAATCTCTGCGGGCATCCGGAGTTCGGGGGGGGAGACGAAGGTCATTTCCGCTCCGTAAAGGGAAAGCGCATGACAGAGGGAGTGCACGGTCCGCCCGTATTTCAGGTCTCCCGCCATGGCGATTTTCAGGCCTTCGAGGTGGCTCTCCCTGCGGATGGTGTAAAGGTCGAGGAAAGTCTGGGTAGGGTGGTGGATAGACCCGTCCCCGCCGTTGATTATTGGCACACTTGCGAATTCCGAAGCCATGCGCGCCGATCCGTCCTGGGGATGGCGCAGCACAATCAGGTCGGCATACTTGCTGATCACACGGATGGTATCGGCAAGGTTTTCCCCCTTCATGACCGAACTTGCTTCCACGGACCCAAGATTGATAATCTGCCCCCCAAGCCTCTGGATCGCGGTTTCAAATGATAGCCGGGTCCGGGTGCTCGGTTCGAAAAAAAGAAGTGCGATGATCTTTCCGTCAAGAAGCCGGGACTTTTCCATCCCCCTGGCAACCGGTTCAAGTTTTTCAGCGGTGTCCAGCACGTGGTCGATTTCTTCTCGCGAAAAGTCTTTCATTGAGATGACGTGTCGGTTCTTAAATGACATCCGGTTTTCATAAAGGATTCTCTGAGATATAACCTTTGCTCCGAAAATTTAATGAGTGAGTTTTCATTCTTTATTTGCTTATTTTTCCACTTATTCTTCACTCATTTTCCACTCATTCTTCACTTATTTTCCACTCATTCTTCACTTATTTTTTCACTTCTTTGAGGAATTCAAGCCAGAGTTTAGCGTCCCTTACCCTCTGATCTGCAAATTTTTCCTGGAAGTGCTTCGTCCTTTCTTTCAGGCTTCCGTCTTCAATATCCCGGAGGTCCATTATCGCACGCAAAAGCCCTGCGGTTTCATGGTAAAGAGCCCTGGCTTCATCCCTGGTCAGGGCCATTTCTTCCAGCTCTTTTTCATCTTCCTCTTCCTTTCCGGAAATAAGTTTAATACAATTATCTATCTGTTCCTTCTCCTCCGGTGTGATTTCATCTTTCCGGATCAGTTCCCAGACGTACTCATGCAAAGGACAGTCTTTACCTTCGACCTCCACATGGTTCGGAATCCTCTGTCCGACCCAGAACAACCGGGAGTGCAGAGCCGAAAGCAATTGCCTCCGCTCTTCTTCGCTTATGTATTCCTTTGAGTTATGGTCCGTATTTTATCCCCCTGAACAGATTATTGTTCTACCTTAAAAAAATATCGGAAATGCCATTTTTACTGAAATCTTGTTGAAATCTTGTTGAAATCTTGTTGAAATCATAAACTAATCAAAAAATTAATTAAATGTTGGAATAAAACTTCGGGATAAAATGAAACTCAAGAAGTAATACAAAGAGTAATACGAATAAAAACAAAAAGCAATATAGATAATAAGACCCTACATACTAAAAAATGGAATATTAAATAATCCTTACAATAAAATTTACAGAGGGGAGCAGGTTCGGAAATGCTGCATTTCAAAAACTTGTAGTGTTTCCGGCTTCCCGCTTGAGGTGATAATATAGTTCTAATTCAGGTTGCACTTGATCTCCTTGAAATGGACCGCTCGGTTAAAATTGCACGGGAAGCAATCGCCGGGGGAGCTGACTGGATCGAAATCGGGACACCCCTGATTAAAAGCGAAGGTATGGATACAGTCCGCACAATGCGGAAAGCCTTCCCGGACAGGACGATCCTGGCCGACATGAAAACCGTAGATACGGGAGCAATGGAAGTGGAGATGGCGGCAAAAGCCGGAGCTGACGTTGCCATTGTGCTCGGAAGTGCTGACGACTCCACCATTCTTGACGCACTCCGGTCCGCCCATAAGTACGGGATCAGGCTGATGGCAGACCTTATCTCAGCCCCTGAGCCTGTAGGCCGGGCCGTGGAACTCGAGGCCCTTGGCGTGGACTACATCAACGTCCATGTAGGGATTGACCAGCAGATGATGGGCAAGGACCCTGTTTCCATTCTCATGGAAATTGCGGAGAAGGTAAATGTCAAGCTAGCGGTGGCAGGCGGGCTCGATGCGGAAAGTGCAGCCCAGGCGGTCAGGGCGGGAGCTGAGATCGTAATCGTCGGCGGGAACATAACCCGCTCGGACAACGTAACCGAAGCTGCCCAAAAAATCAGACAGAGCGTGGACGCCCCGGGCTCCATAGAGATCCGGGACAGGGGCACCCTGGATCAGGAGATCCGGGAGATCCTCATGGAAGTTTCCACCTCCAACATCTCAGACGCCCTGCACAGGAAAGGGGCGATGAAAGGCATCCATCCTCTCGTCAGGGGGAAGGTGGTCGGGACTGCAATCACGGTTCAGTCCTTTGCCGGGGACTGGGCAAAAACCGTGGAAGCCATCGACGAAGCAAAAGAAGGGGACGTAATCGTCATCTATAACGAATGCAAAGATATCGCCTGCTGGGGCGGGCTTGCGACCTTAAGTTCCCTGAACAAGGGCATTGCCGGAGTGGTCATCGAAGGTGCGGTCCGGGACATTGACGAGGTTGAAAAATTGGGCCTTCCTATCTACACGAGCAACACTGTCCCGAACGCCGGGGATCCAAAAGGTTTCGGGGAAATGAACGCCGAGATCACATGCGGTGGTCAGACTGTAAAGCCCGGGGACTACATCGTGGGCGACGAAAGCGGGGTCGTGGTGGTCCCGAAGGAAAGGGCTTACGAAATTGCCCGGAGGGCAAAAGAAGTTTACAAAACCGAAAACCGGATCTTCGATGAAATTCGGAGAGGTGGGACCCTTTCGGAAATCCTCGAACTCAAGAAATGGGAAAAACTTTGAAACCGGGAAAACTTTGAAACCGTAACAACTTTTAAATCAATTTTTTATAGCTGGATGAGTTTAAGGTCCTGCTGTGAAGGTTAAAAACAGTGCTGTGAAGGGCAGGAAAAACGGCAGGGAAAACAATAAAATTCGGGAAGAACAAAAATACTAAGGGAAACTGAAGAAAAATCAAAAAAATCCAGGCATGATAGAAGCGTTGAAACTGGCAGCTTGCCTGCCCTTCCTACTCTATTCTTCCTACTCGGACCTGAAGACCCGCAGGGTTTCTAACAGGGTATGGAAGCTCATGCTTCTTTCTCTTTCGGGGTTTGTGTTGTATGAAGCAGCCCAGGGAGGCACTTCCTATGTCATTAGGCTTCTTTTTTCTTTTTTCTTCATTTTTTCCCTGACATACCTCCTGTTCCGCCTAAAAGTCTTCGGGGGCGCGGATGCAAAAGCCCTGATTGTACTCTCGATCCTCATCCCGGTATATCCTGCCCTGGATCTGGGGGGGCAAAACTTTCCCCTGCTAGGGGTGGCCCCCCATGGGCTCTTTTCCCTGACTGTTCTTGAAAATGCCCTGCTCCTGACGGCTATTGTTCCCCTGGGGATTTTCTGCTATAACCTGTTCCATTTTTCCCCTGGCATGCTCAAAAAGCCCTTTTATATGCTCGTAGCCTACAGGATAAATTTAGGAGACCTGCCCCTGCTCCTGGAAAAAGGCAGGCGCATCCGGCTTATCGAACGTTTCGAATTCGATAACGGAAAGCTTGTACCTCACTTTACAGGCAACGGGATAGTTTTAAACTTTAATGCCCTCTCCCGGCTCGAAGCCCATGCCAGTAAGGGGCTCATGGAAAGCTTCATCTGGGTAACGCCGGGCCTTCCTTTCATGGTTCCCATAAGTGCAGGCTTTCTCACAGCCGTTGTCCTCGGGGACCTGGTCTTTCACTTTATTATTAAATTTATTGAATACTGGGCCCTCATATTCTGAATTTTTATTCGAAGCTTTGCCTCAGGAAAAAGAGAGCATTGTACGCAAATAAAGAGGGATAAGTGGAGTAATAGAGGGGATTTAAAAAAAGAAAATGTCTTAATTTTTTCAAATAGTATTGCAACCTTTTTATATTTGAAAATCAATACTTCATAATATTAATTTTGGAGATTTTCAAGAAATTTTTGGGCACAAGGTGAGAACATGAAGGGGGAAGACTTTCTAAGCGACGAAAGGGCCGTAAATCCGGGTGTGATTGTTGCTGCGGGAATAATCGGGATAGCCGTCCTTGCCGTCCTTGCAACAGCTTTTATGTTTGGTGAGAGTACGGAAAAAGCGGTTAGTTCTGGAAGATTAATTAAAATAGAAGTCAAAGTTCTCGACTCAAATACCCTTAAACTCGAACATCAGGGAGGAGACCCCCTTGATTTCGGAGAGGATACGAAGTTTCTTCTCTCCCGCGAAGAGGTTGAGTACGAACTATCTTTCCCCTCCGAAATATCTCAACTGGAAGTGGGAGACTCAATGGAAATCACCCTGCCCGAAGGGGCGGAACTGAAAAAAGGGGAAAGCGCCCTGCTCAGGATAAGGGACGTGAAGATAAGGAAAGACATCTTCAGGAAAGAGATAAGCTTCGACTGAAGTTTCAAAGAAAGAATGAAGGTTGAAAGGGTCATTCCAGCAGCCTGGAAAAAAGAAGAGCCTTTACCAGCTTCAGTTCCCCTTCAGAAAAGTTTTCCCCGAACCGGGTTTTTAAAAGGGAAGCAAACTCTGTTTCAAGTTCTTCAACTACTGTTTTAACTTGCTGCCGCTTATCCGGGGTGACAAAGCCGCCGATCTCACTGATTTTTCCGGCAAGGATCAGTTGTTCAAGCTGTTTGCAAACGGTTCCGGTCCCAAGCCCCCTTATTTCGGCAATCTCGCTTATTCCCAGGCCCTGCCTGCAAAGTGAGAAGGTCTCCTCAAGGGAGTCGGAAAGTCTTTCGGAAGCTTCGGGCCCGGACTTCCCGGAAGGGTCAGAACCTCCCCGAAGGGCAGGAGCTTTTCCAGTCCAGTCCTCGATGCTCGTTGCCAGAAGCCGGCTTTTTCTTGCGGGAGATACCGGGTTCCTGGCAGGCTCCTTTTTCCCGGATTCAGGCAAGAACCCGGCGGTTTCGGGGTCGAGTTCATTTTGAATCCCGTTTTGAATCCCATTTTGCACTTCGGTTAGCACTTTATTTTGAACTTCAACTCCCGTTCCACTGTCCGCCTCCGTTCCAAATTCTGTTCCAAATTCGGCTCTAAATTCGGTTACCAGGTTGGAACCTCGGTCAGGTTCGGGTTTCAAGCCTTTTTTGGATTCCAGGCTTTTTTTGGGTTCCAGGCTTTTTTCGGGTTTCAAGCCTTGTTTGGGTTCCGGGCTCATTCCTTCGGCTTTGTCCCGGGGAACTTCGGCATTTTTTACTTTCCCGGGCTCTCCCAGTCCGTAGTCCAGGCAGTAGTTTTCAATTTCCAGCAGGAAGACGTCCCCGTATTTCCGGAGCTTGTGATCGCCCACTCCGGTAATGGCATGGAAATCTTCATTGTTTTTCGGGAATTTAGTAGCCATTTCCTTCAGGCTCGTATCGGAAAAAATGATGTAAGGAGGAAGGTTTTTCTTTACTGCGATCTGCTTCCGGAGGGCTTTTAAGCGCTCGAAAAGGATGTAGTCGATATCCTCTCCTGATTTTGCCAGGTCCCCGGCTTCAACCGTTTCCTGGATCTCGGCAGCTTCTAAATGGTCTTCCGTCCCTTTCTCTGGCTTGCATTTTTTTCTTTTTGCAGCCTTTGCAGCCATTCCGGGAACAGGAATTCCGGAAGCGGGCATTTCCGGGGCAGCAATTTCAGGGGCAGGGGAGGGGGTGCCCCCGTCTTCAATTTCAGGCACGAACCCTGAAGGGCAGACGAGCTCCACTTTCTCGGAACCCCGCAAGATTTTCCTGCTCATGGCGTTGAGCTTCAGGAGGGGGTAACGGGCTCCGCTGACGTCCAGGAGACCGGTGTTGATCATCTCGGAGGCCAGGGTCTTCCACTGATCCTTAGTAAACTCCCTGCCGCTTCCGTGGGCCTTCAGGCGTTCATGGCGGTTCTGCTTGACCTTCTTATTTTTGGATCCCGTCAGGACGTCAATGGCATAATTCGTGCCGAAGCGCTGGTTGAGTTCCTGGACGCAGGCAATCAGTTTCTTTGCGGCTTCCGTCCCGTCAAAGGTCCCTTTCGGGTGGAGGCAGGTGTCGCAGTTTCCGCAGGCCTCGGGAAGAATCTCTCCGAAATATTCAAGGAGCGTTTGCCGCCTGCACTTATTGCTCTCACAGTAGGCCACCATCTGCCTGAGCTGCACCAGAGCGATGTCTTTTTCCTTTTCGTTCGTCTTCTGGTTTATGAAATACTCGATCTTGAAGCGGTCTCCCCTGCTGAAAAAAAGGAGGCACTCACAGGGACTGCCGTCCCGGCCCCCACGTCCGGTTTCCTGGTAGTAGCTCTCGAGGTTGCGGGGGAGGTCATAGTGGATAACAAAACGGACGTTGGACTTGTCAATTCCCATCCCGAAAGCAATGGTCGCAACGATAATGTCCGCGTCGTCCTTTATGAAGAGTTCCTGGTTCCTTGCACGC
This window encodes:
- the recQ gene encoding DNA helicase RecQ: MEFSEDIESISVDYDVLRESKVELESGVLRTANIYSILRQYFGYTSFRPLQEEIVNDVLDGKDVFVLMPTGGGKSLCYQLPALLQDGVTVVVSPLISLMKDQVDGLEANGVAAACMNSTQSAREIRDVKNAFLENRLKVLYVAPERLMMPGTLTFLKKGKVNLFAIDEAHCISEWGHDFRPEYRKLKLLRGKEKGFSDVPVIALTATATERVKKDIITQLGLKIDPETGPYVASFDRRNLYYEVRPKKETFSEITDYLRRRRGEAGIIYCQSRNNVENLSNKLSRAGFRALPYHAGLSDTERARNQELFIKDDADIIVATIAFGMGIDKSNVRFVIHYDLPRNLESYYQETGRGGRDGSPCECLLFFSRGDRFKIEYFINQKTNEKEKDIALVQLRQMVAYCESNKCRRQTLLEYFGEILPEACGNCDTCLHPKGTFDGTEAAKKLIACVQELNQRFGTNYAIDVLTGSKNKKVKQNRHERLKAHGSGREFTKDQWKTLASEMINTGLLDVSGARYPLLKLNAMSRKILRGSEKVELVCPSGFVPEIEDGGTPSPAPEIAAPEMPASGIPVPGMAAKAAKRKKCKPEKGTEDHLEAAEIQETVEAGDLAKSGEDIDYILFERLKALRKQIAVKKNLPPYIIFSDTSLKEMATKFPKNNEDFHAITGVGDHKLRKYGDVFLLEIENYCLDYGLGEPGKVKNAEVPRDKAEGMSPEPKQGLKPEKSLEPKKSLESKKGLKPEPDRGSNLVTEFRAEFGTEFGTEADSGTGVEVQNKVLTEVQNGIQNGIQNELDPETAGFLPESGKKEPARNPVSPARKSRLLATSIEDWTGKAPALRGGSDPSGKSGPEASERLSDSLEETFSLCRQGLGISEIAEIRGLGTGTVCKQLEQLILAGKISEIGGFVTPDKRQQVKTVVEELETEFASLLKTRFGENFSEGELKLVKALLFSRLLE
- a CDS encoding type IV pilin N-terminal domain-containing protein is translated as MKGEDFLSDERAVNPGVIVAAGIIGIAVLAVLATAFMFGESTEKAVSSGRLIKIEVKVLDSNTLKLEHQGGDPLDFGEDTKFLLSREEVEYELSFPSEISQLEVGDSMEITLPEGAELKKGESALLRIRDVKIRKDIFRKEISFD
- a CDS encoding A24 family peptidase C-terminal domain-containing protein, producing MIEALKLAACLPFLLYSSYSDLKTRRVSNRVWKLMLLSLSGFVLYEAAQGGTSYVIRLLFSFFFIFSLTYLLFRLKVFGGADAKALIVLSILIPVYPALDLGGQNFPLLGVAPHGLFSLTVLENALLLTAIVPLGIFCYNLFHFSPGMLKKPFYMLVAYRINLGDLPLLLEKGRRIRLIERFEFDNGKLVPHFTGNGIVLNFNALSRLEAHASKGLMESFIWVTPGLPFMVPISAGFLTAVVLGDLVFHFIIKFIEYWALIF
- the hxlA gene encoding 3-hexulose-6-phosphate synthase, with translation MQVALDLLEMDRSVKIAREAIAGGADWIEIGTPLIKSEGMDTVRTMRKAFPDRTILADMKTVDTGAMEVEMAAKAGADVAIVLGSADDSTILDALRSAHKYGIRLMADLISAPEPVGRAVELEALGVDYINVHVGIDQQMMGKDPVSILMEIAEKVNVKLAVAGGLDAESAAQAVRAGAEIVIVGGNITRSDNVTEAAQKIRQSVDAPGSIEIRDRGTLDQEIREILMEVSTSNISDALHRKGAMKGIHPLVRGKVVGTAITVQSFAGDWAKTVEAIDEAKEGDVIVIYNECKDIACWGGLATLSSLNKGIAGVVIEGAVRDIDEVEKLGLPIYTSNTVPNAGDPKGFGEMNAEITCGGQTVKPGDYIVGDESGVVVVPKERAYEIARRAKEVYKTENRIFDEIRRGGTLSEILELKKWEKL
- a CDS encoding DUF5788 family protein, producing MENADMELITEPERKKLLWSLRSDFAWVGKKIPESVEIDGKEYRLRGMVRKLGEKEFPEPEETTEIRALLPELEARAKANEELLETEELTKAEAEALYEEAIGLLRAVMEFKDKLAGKGGEDSAEELKRIIKAQKVADEKRWQQFIKSIK
- a CDS encoding DUF5788 family protein — protein: MSEEERRQLLSALHSRLFWVGQRIPNHVEVEGKDCPLHEYVWELIRKDEITPEEKEQIDNCIKLISGKEEEDEKELEEMALTRDEARALYHETAGLLRAIMDLRDIEDGSLKERTKHFQEKFADQRVRDAKLWLEFLKEVKK
- the pyrI gene encoding aspartate carbamoyltransferase regulatory subunit, translating into MTDKENLKIQAIENGTVIDHIKAGQALNVLRILGIAADCRGTVSFVMNAPGAKGRKDVVKVEGRELNVEELNRISLIAPNATVNIIRDFVVLQKKKVVLPTYVEDVVRCINPNCISNSTEPIKSRFSVIRSEKGGVVLRCLYCEHVISENIAEHLV
- the pyrB gene encoding aspartate carbamoyltransferase; this translates as MSFKNRHVISMKDFSREEIDHVLDTAEKLEPVARGMEKSRLLDGKIIALLFFEPSTRTRLSFETAIQRLGGQIINLGSVEASSVMKGENLADTIRVISKYADLIVLRHPQDGSARMASEFASVPIINGGDGSIHHPTQTFLDLYTIRRESHLEGLKIAMAGDLKYGRTVHSLCHALSLYGAEMTFVSPPELRMPAEIVRDLKRQNIKVGETDSFEDVIGDIEVLYMTRVQQERFPDPEEYEKVKNRLKLTGELLENAAPDLKILHPLPRVNEISPEVDETPYACYFQQAFYGVPTRMALLTLAMGVIE